A window from Prosthecobacter sp. encodes these proteins:
- the grpE gene encoding nucleotide exchange factor GrpE — translation MTEPSPETTQQAPPEAVPNPATDAPAEAAPPLDPITALTQEVDRWKDLAYRSQAELDNFRKRSAREAQETRTYANGDLLRALFPIIDNFDMGLEAARAESEKSMIFMGMNMVNRQIQDFLRDSGVQEIEAQGKAFDPNMHEAVAQEASVEVAEGTVIRVTRRGYKLKDRMLRPASVIVSSGPAAA, via the coding sequence ATGACCGAGCCGAGTCCCGAGACGACCCAGCAAGCACCGCCCGAAGCCGTTCCCAATCCAGCCACCGACGCTCCTGCCGAAGCAGCGCCGCCGCTTGATCCCATCACGGCACTCACCCAGGAAGTGGATCGCTGGAAAGATCTGGCCTACCGCAGCCAGGCGGAGCTGGACAACTTCCGCAAGCGCTCCGCCCGCGAGGCGCAGGAAACCCGCACCTACGCCAATGGCGACCTGCTGCGCGCCCTGTTCCCCATCATCGACAATTTTGACATGGGCCTCGAAGCCGCACGTGCCGAATCCGAGAAGTCGATGATTTTCATGGGCATGAACATGGTGAACCGCCAGATCCAGGATTTTCTGCGCGACAGCGGTGTGCAGGAAATTGAAGCCCAGGGCAAAGCCTTCGACCCGAATATGCATGAGGCCGTTGCACAGGAAGCCAGCGTTGAAGTCGCCGAAGGCACCGTCATCCGCGTCACGCGTCGTGGTTACAAGCTCAAGGACCGCATGCTGCGTCCTGCCAGCGTCATCGTTTCCAGCGGTCCTGCTGCGGCCTAA